A part of Thermotoga petrophila RKU-1 genomic DNA contains:
- a CDS encoding DUF7305 domain-containing protein yields the protein MKGSALVFALLVMILMSAVFLVTLSVYKKVERDYITELKKIMVFNVTRSTLETVYEYLKSKPDKLRAYLGEFQAELKEFPGTVKLVLSEIGEDNYKLTCTSVLDEFTDTQTIVFRKKSNLFSYAVVALGKLNLSNVAEIYGNVLYRGESKLSVPNNFVLNGNLIVEKAELELSNNAVITGNVEVQNSNLTMSNKSRIGSPDKPSIVKVKENVVLRNNSELYGDVYAGGNVESSGTISGQTFENRDDIAFSNPPNFPPPEIPNDLPSPSGELVLWHREQTLTSGTYSYSAVKVQEKSKLIVDTSNSDVILRVGELNVDIDGIIEVKGSNNLIIYVDQKVTFSNNAEFKTPDGGKVFIVSDKNVDISFSNNSSIENLYIYAPGAKVTFSNNASFKGSVVAGDVSLSNNAEFVEPQSVPVEVSGESSADFEIVEWGKD from the coding sequence GTGAAAGGAAGCGCACTGGTTTTTGCCCTTCTGGTTATGATTTTAATGTCAGCGGTTTTTCTTGTTACACTGAGTGTGTATAAAAAAGTGGAAAGAGACTACATCACCGAACTGAAAAAAATCATGGTTTTCAACGTTACACGAAGTACTCTGGAGACAGTTTACGAATACCTCAAATCCAAACCCGATAAATTACGGGCGTATCTCGGTGAATTTCAAGCGGAATTGAAAGAGTTTCCTGGAACGGTAAAGCTTGTGCTCTCTGAAATTGGAGAAGACAATTACAAGCTAACCTGCACCTCTGTACTGGATGAGTTCACCGACACTCAAACGATCGTTTTCAGAAAAAAAAGCAATCTTTTTTCTTACGCAGTGGTTGCTCTTGGAAAGCTGAATCTTTCTAATGTCGCAGAAATTTACGGGAATGTTCTGTATAGAGGGGAAAGCAAGCTTTCTGTTCCAAACAACTTCGTTCTCAACGGTAATTTGATCGTTGAGAAGGCCGAACTTGAACTTTCTAACAATGCAGTAATAACTGGAAACGTAGAAGTTCAGAACTCAAATCTCACCATGTCTAACAAATCCCGTATTGGAAGTCCTGATAAACCTTCCATTGTGAAGGTAAAAGAGAATGTAGTTTTGCGTAACAACTCAGAGTTGTACGGAGACGTTTATGCGGGCGGAAATGTAGAGAGTTCCGGAACGATATCTGGTCAAACTTTTGAAAACCGTGATGACATCGCTTTTTCCAATCCTCCCAATTTTCCTCCACCTGAGATTCCAAACGATCTTCCTTCACCAAGTGGAGAACTGGTTCTCTGGCATAGAGAACAAACTCTCACATCGGGCACTTACAGTTACAGTGCTGTAAAAGTTCAAGAAAAGAGTAAATTAATTGTCGATACATCGAACAGCGATGTTATTTTGAGAGTTGGAGAGTTAAATGTCGATATTGATGGAATAATCGAGGTTAAAGGATCGAACAACCTTATTATCTATGTGGATCAAAAAGTTACCTTTTCAAACAACGCGGAGTTTAAGACACCAGATGGTGGAAAGGTTTTCATCGTATCTGATAAAAATGTTGACATCTCATTCTCTAACAATTCAAGTATAGAAAACCTGTACATTTACGCACCGGGTGCAAAGGTAACGTTCAGTAACAATGCAAGTTTCAAAGGCTCTGTTGTGGCCGGAGATGTGAGTTTGTCGAACAATGCGGAATTTGTAGAACCTCAATCTGTTCCTGTGGAAGTTTCTGGAGAATCCAGTGCCGATTTTGAAATCGTCGAATGGGGGAAAGACTGA
- a CDS encoding phosphate acetyltransferase, whose translation MFLEKLVEMVRGRGKKLAVVAANDDHVIEAVYRAWKERVCEPVLFGPEEEITRIIEELVPEWESPQIIDCPPEEAGRLAVEAVSKGECDFLMKGKIKTGDLMKIYLDEKYGLRTGKTMAMVSVMEIPDFPRPLIISDPGMLISPSLEQKVDMIEHCVRVANALGVERPKVGVVGAIEVVNPKMPITIEAAILSKMNQRGQIKGCIVDGPFALDNVVSEEAARKKGIESPVAGKADILILPDIEAANILYKALVFLAKAKSASTILGGKVPVVLTSRADSKETKFYSIVLSAIFA comes from the coding sequence ATGTTTCTGGAAAAACTGGTTGAGATGGTTCGTGGAAGGGGAAAAAAGCTCGCAGTTGTGGCTGCAAACGATGATCACGTGATAGAAGCCGTTTACAGGGCCTGGAAGGAAAGGGTGTGCGAGCCTGTTTTGTTCGGCCCAGAGGAAGAGATCACCAGAATCATCGAGGAACTCGTTCCTGAATGGGAGAGCCCCCAAATCATAGATTGCCCACCAGAAGAGGCAGGAAGACTCGCTGTGGAGGCCGTCTCAAAGGGAGAATGTGATTTTCTCATGAAAGGAAAGATAAAGACAGGAGATTTGATGAAAATCTATCTGGATGAAAAATACGGTCTTCGAACGGGAAAGACGATGGCGATGGTGAGTGTGATGGAAATACCCGATTTCCCGAGACCACTCATCATTTCCGACCCTGGTATGCTGATAAGTCCCTCTCTGGAACAGAAAGTTGACATGATAGAACACTGTGTTCGAGTGGCAAATGCTTTGGGAGTAGAGAGACCAAAAGTCGGAGTAGTGGGAGCCATAGAGGTTGTGAATCCAAAGATGCCCATCACGATAGAAGCGGCCATTCTTTCAAAGATGAACCAGAGAGGACAAATAAAGGGTTGTATCGTCGATGGACCGTTCGCACTGGACAACGTCGTCTCAGAAGAAGCAGCGAGAAAGAAAGGGATAGAAAGCCCCGTGGCGGGAAAGGCTGACATCCTGATATTACCAGACATAGAAGCAGCGAACATTCTGTACAAAGCCCTGGTTTTTCTTGCTAAAGCGAAATCAGCTTCTACCATTCTTGGTGGGAAAGTCCCTGTAGTTCTCACATCACGTGCAGACTCGAAGGAAACGAAGTTTTACTCGATAGTCCTCTCGGCGATATTTGCTTAG
- a CDS encoding ABC transporter substrate-binding protein, with protein sequence MRKVLVTVLLVLTVLNLFSAVKIGVILPMTGGISAFGRMVWEGIQIAYEEKPTVLGEKVELLLLDTRSEKTEAANAASRAIDKEKVLAIIGEVASAHSLAVAPIAEENKVPMITPASTNPLVTQGRKFVSRVCFIDPFQGVAMAVFAYKNLGAKRVVVFTDVEQDYSVGLSNFFKDKFTELGGQVKRVFFRSGDQDFSAQLSVAMSFNPDAIYITGYYPEIALISRQARQLGFTGYILAGDGADAPELIEIGGEAVEGLLFTTHYHPKAASNPVAKKFVEVYKEKYGKEPAALSALGYDAYMVLLDAIERAGGFDTEKIAEEIRKTEDFNGASGIINIDENGDAIKSVVVNVVKNGSVDFEAVINPGDLK encoded by the coding sequence ATGAGGAAGGTGCTGGTAACTGTTCTTCTTGTTTTGACAGTTTTGAATCTTTTTTCTGCCGTTAAAATCGGTGTGATCCTTCCAATGACGGGTGGTATTTCCGCTTTTGGAAGGATGGTGTGGGAAGGGATTCAGATCGCGTACGAAGAGAAACCCACAGTTCTGGGAGAAAAAGTGGAGCTCCTTCTTCTCGACACCAGAAGTGAAAAAACCGAAGCAGCGAACGCAGCGTCAAGAGCCATCGACAAAGAGAAGGTCCTCGCAATAATTGGTGAAGTGGCAAGTGCGCATTCTCTCGCCGTAGCACCCATTGCAGAAGAAAACAAAGTTCCCATGATAACTCCCGCTTCCACGAATCCACTCGTGACGCAGGGAAGAAAGTTCGTCTCCAGAGTTTGTTTCATCGACCCATTCCAGGGAGTAGCCATGGCAGTTTTTGCGTATAAAAATCTGGGCGCAAAAAGGGTTGTTGTGTTCACGGACGTTGAACAGGACTACAGCGTCGGACTCTCTAATTTCTTCAAAGACAAGTTCACCGAACTCGGCGGACAGGTGAAAAGGGTGTTCTTCAGGAGCGGAGATCAGGACTTTTCCGCACAGCTTTCCGTTGCGATGTCGTTCAACCCGGATGCAATCTACATAACAGGGTACTACCCGGAGATCGCCCTCATCTCCAGACAGGCAAGGCAGCTTGGATTCACCGGTTACATCCTCGCTGGTGACGGCGCAGACGCACCGGAGCTCATAGAGATCGGTGGAGAAGCAGTGGAAGGTCTTCTCTTCACCACACACTACCATCCGAAGGCAGCCAGCAACCCTGTTGCAAAGAAGTTCGTAGAAGTCTACAAGGAAAAATACGGAAAAGAACCTGCTGCACTTAGTGCCCTCGGATACGACGCTTACATGGTGCTTCTCGACGCGATCGAAAGGGCAGGAGGCTTCGACACGGAAAAGATCGCCGAGGAGATCAGAAAAACGGAAGATTTCAACGGTGCCAGCGGTATCATAAACATCGACGAGAACGGAGACGCTATCAAGTCTGTCGTTGTAAACGTCGTGAAGAACGGTTCCGTTGACTTTGAAGCCGTCATCAATCCTGGCGACCTCAAATAA
- a CDS encoding AAA family ATPase: MIERVINNIENVIKGKREIIEAVVAALLAKGHVLMEDVPGVGKTMLARALAISLGVDFRRVQFTPDLLPTDLTGLYIYDRKKEDFVFKKGPVFTDVLLADEINRATPRTQSALLEAMAEGQVTVDGITHKLSERFFVIATQNPIEYEGTFPLPEAQLDRFMICVKMGYPDEESEIQMLTSQEKEHPISQLKPIMNPDELSDLQRKVRDVFVSDEVKRYIVDIASATRNHPSLLLGMSPRGSIALMHFSMALAFMDGRDFVLPDDVKRAAKYVIPHRVIQSAESRLKREKKEDIVREILDRVKVVK, from the coding sequence TTGATAGAACGGGTGATAAACAACATCGAAAATGTGATAAAGGGAAAGAGAGAAATCATTGAAGCTGTTGTCGCAGCGCTTCTCGCAAAAGGGCATGTTCTCATGGAGGATGTGCCGGGGGTTGGAAAAACGATGCTTGCAAGAGCCCTTGCTATTTCTCTTGGAGTGGATTTCAGACGAGTTCAGTTCACACCAGACCTCCTTCCGACGGATCTCACCGGCCTGTACATATACGATAGAAAGAAGGAAGACTTTGTCTTTAAAAAAGGTCCCGTGTTCACCGACGTTCTCCTCGCGGACGAAATAAACAGGGCAACACCGAGAACACAATCTGCTCTCCTTGAGGCAATGGCAGAAGGTCAAGTGACCGTGGATGGAATCACACACAAACTTTCTGAAAGATTCTTCGTGATCGCCACGCAAAATCCGATTGAATACGAAGGTACTTTTCCTCTCCCGGAAGCTCAGCTCGACCGTTTCATGATCTGTGTGAAGATGGGGTATCCCGATGAAGAATCAGAGATTCAGATGCTCACATCCCAGGAAAAAGAACATCCCATAAGCCAGCTGAAGCCGATCATGAATCCCGATGAGCTTTCAGATCTTCAGAGAAAGGTGAGAGACGTTTTTGTGAGTGACGAAGTGAAGAGATACATCGTCGATATAGCCAGTGCCACAAGAAATCATCCGTCGCTTCTTCTGGGCATGAGCCCACGTGGAAGCATAGCCCTCATGCATTTTTCCATGGCCCTTGCTTTCATGGATGGGAGGGATTTCGTCCTGCCGGATGATGTGAAAAGGGCAGCTAAATATGTAATACCCCACAGAGTGATACAATCCGCGGAGTCTAGACTCAAAAGGGAGAAAAAGGAGGATATAGTGAGAGAAATTCTCGACCGTGTGAAGGTGGTCAAATGA
- the mtnN gene encoding 5'-methylthioadenosine/S-adenosylhomocysteine nucleosidase, which yields MILVLGVFKIEVEPMIMEMEVLEKGRLLKRYYQRGVVGRNEVVVSYGFIGKVEAALVTQAFLDRFNIDTVFLTGNAGGLEGVEVGDVVIGDSYVEYDFETALGDEGIIVSGSEDLENKVIAYSNREIKTGLIASGDAFVTTKEKAEEIKRRTGALCVDMDSAAVAKVCHENEKKFLAIKTIVDVCGRETEEEFRKNYERYGFLSNLILLDVLKRCVF from the coding sequence GTGATCCTGGTTCTCGGTGTGTTCAAGATAGAAGTGGAACCCATGATCATGGAGATGGAAGTTCTGGAGAAAGGACGGCTTTTGAAAAGATACTATCAGCGGGGAGTTGTAGGAAGAAACGAGGTGGTCGTGAGCTACGGTTTTATTGGGAAGGTGGAAGCCGCACTCGTTACTCAGGCCTTTCTGGATAGATTCAACATTGATACCGTTTTTTTGACGGGAAACGCCGGCGGTCTGGAAGGTGTTGAAGTTGGAGATGTCGTGATAGGAGATTCCTACGTTGAGTACGATTTCGAAACGGCTCTCGGTGATGAAGGAATCATCGTTTCGGGAAGTGAAGATCTTGAAAACAAGGTGATTGCCTATTCGAATAGAGAGATCAAAACGGGGCTGATAGCGAGTGGGGACGCCTTTGTGACAACAAAGGAGAAAGCCGAAGAGATAAAAAGAAGAACGGGAGCTCTCTGCGTCGATATGGACTCCGCTGCCGTGGCAAAGGTGTGTCATGAGAACGAGAAGAAATTTCTCGCCATAAAGACAATTGTTGACGTATGCGGCAGGGAAACAGAAGAAGAGTTCAGAAAAAACTACGAAAGATACGGTTTTCTCTCGAATCTGATCCTCCTCGATGTTCTGAAAAGGTGCGTTTTCTAA
- a CDS encoding PLP-dependent aminotransferase family protein, with amino-acid sequence MNLEGKISKIGRNMKSSIIREILKFAADKDAISFGGGVPDPETFPRKELAEIAKEIIEKEYHYTLQYSTTEGDPALKQQILKLLERVYSITGLDEDNLVFTVGSQQALDLIGKLFLDDESYCVLDDPAYLGAINAFRQYLANFVVVPLEDDGMDLNILERKLSEFDRNGKIKQVKFIYVVSNFHNPAGVTTSLEKRKALVEIAEKYDLFIVEDDPYGALRYEGKTVDPIFKIGGPERVVLLNTFSKVLAPGLRIGMVAGSKEFIRKIVQAKQSADLCSPAITHRLAARYLERYDLLEQLKPTIELYRRKRTVMLNALEEYFSDIPGTKWVKSEGGLFIWLTLPEGFDTWEMFEYAKRKKVFYVPGRVFKVYDEPSPSMRLSFCLPPDEKIVEGIKRLREVVLEYGREKSLL; translated from the coding sequence GTGAATTTAGAAGGCAAGATCTCAAAAATAGGTCGAAACATGAAATCCTCCATCATCAGAGAAATTCTCAAATTTGCCGCGGACAAAGATGCCATTTCTTTCGGAGGGGGTGTGCCTGATCCCGAAACGTTTCCGAGGAAAGAACTCGCAGAGATTGCAAAGGAGATCATAGAGAAAGAGTACCATTATACCCTTCAGTACTCCACAACGGAAGGAGATCCCGCTCTCAAACAGCAAATCTTGAAGCTTCTGGAGAGGGTGTACAGTATCACAGGACTCGATGAAGACAATCTGGTATTCACCGTTGGATCGCAGCAGGCACTGGATCTCATCGGAAAGCTCTTCCTCGACGATGAGAGTTACTGCGTTCTCGATGATCCCGCGTACCTTGGAGCCATAAACGCGTTCAGACAGTACCTTGCGAACTTCGTAGTGGTTCCGCTCGAGGACGACGGAATGGATCTGAACATTCTGGAGAGGAAGCTCTCTGAATTCGACAGAAACGGAAAGATAAAACAGGTGAAGTTCATCTACGTTGTTTCCAATTTCCACAACCCGGCTGGAGTCACCACTTCCTTGGAGAAGAGAAAAGCGCTTGTCGAGATTGCAGAGAAATACGACCTCTTCATAGTGGAAGACGATCCTTACGGTGCTTTGAGATACGAAGGGAAAACGGTGGATCCCATATTCAAGATAGGTGGGCCTGAAAGGGTGGTTCTTCTCAACACGTTCAGCAAAGTTCTCGCGCCGGGTCTCAGAATAGGGATGGTGGCGGGAAGCAAAGAGTTCATCAGAAAGATCGTTCAGGCAAAGCAGTCTGCGGATCTGTGCAGTCCCGCTATCACTCATCGTCTTGCTGCACGTTACTTGGAAAGGTACGATCTTCTCGAGCAGTTGAAACCCACCATCGAACTTTACAGGAGAAAGAGAACGGTGATGCTCAACGCCCTCGAAGAGTACTTCTCCGATATACCGGGTACGAAATGGGTGAAATCGGAAGGTGGTCTTTTCATCTGGCTTACCCTTCCTGAGGGTTTCGACACCTGGGAGATGTTCGAGTACGCGAAGAGAAAGAAGGTGTTCTACGTTCCTGGAAGGGTTTTCAAAGTGTACGATGAACCGAGTCCTTCTATGAGGCTTTCCTTCTGTCTGCCACCGGATGAAAAGATCGTTGAAGGAATCAAGAGACTCAGGGAGGTTGTTCTCGAGTACGGCAGAGAAAAAAGTCTTCTGTGA
- a CDS encoding ferritin produces the protein MVISEKVRKALNDQLNKEIYSSYLYLSMATYFDAEGFKGFAHWMKKQAQEELTHAMKFYEYIYDRGGRVELEAIEKPPSNWNGIKDAFEAALKHEEFVTQSIYNILELASEEKDHATVSFLKWFVDEQVEEEDQVREILDLLEKANGQMSVIFQLDRYLGQRE, from the coding sequence ATGGTTATCTCAGAAAAAGTGAGGAAAGCACTCAACGATCAATTGAACAAAGAAATCTACTCTTCCTATCTCTATCTTTCGATGGCAACTTATTTTGATGCTGAAGGATTCAAGGGTTTTGCCCACTGGATGAAGAAGCAAGCGCAGGAAGAACTCACCCACGCGATGAAGTTCTACGAATACATCTACGACAGAGGAGGGAGAGTTGAACTCGAAGCTATAGAAAAGCCACCCTCGAATTGGAACGGAATAAAAGACGCCTTTGAAGCTGCGTTGAAACACGAAGAATTCGTCACTCAGTCGATTTACAACATTCTGGAACTAGCTTCGGAAGAGAAGGATCATGCTACTGTGAGCTTCCTCAAGTGGTTCGTTGACGAACAGGTGGAAGAAGAGGACCAGGTGAGAGAAATCCTCGACCTTTTGGAAAAGGCAAATGGTCAGATGTCTGTGATCTTCCAGCTCGACAGGTACCTTGGACAGAGAGAGTGA
- the fliD gene encoding flagellar filament capping protein FliD encodes MDLSKIASTINMRYYSQLGGFQVGGAVSGLDTQSIINAILEAESQPLQNLTEKYEKYELMQKAYEEVKTKLREFRDLVYSFKLQSTVVQKTAVSSSSLLSAEASSVAVTGVYHVKIVRTATYTTLTGANEVVPSPDSTKTFGELNYMYTPQEGTVRLYNNDTGNYVDVQVLSTDTIDDIVNKLNSALSSAGITGSASYDTSTGKLSITSDKNFSLVDITGNFTKVFHLDEASLNYSSGNYSLTSTASVSGLSTVKTLLQIATYTSKTIISGKVKINGVEIEFDQNETLSSLIKKINDSEAGVTASYDYHANRVVITSKTSGPEAITLEDTDGTGLFSLLGIENHSLFVGQKAHLQISMDGTNWVDVYSDTNDVEYNGVTFHISGVTSETITVDVKIDTDAIVEKIKGFVDKWNETMDYLNEKLTEEPVTDKSEEEMTEEEKMKGVLKGDDLLEEIFSRLRGFITYKAEGDINYLWELGISTGDIGTGYENMMKGHLEVDEEKLKQIVEEDLNKVWEFFGGANGFATQLDDYLWEQVKFNGRIDQFAGISGRIEREQRFLATQIASWIERLSKREQELWRKFSAMEEVISRLQAQGSWISQALQGNNK; translated from the coding sequence ATGGACCTGAGCAAAATAGCCAGCACCATAAACATGAGATATTACTCACAGCTGGGTGGTTTTCAGGTGGGAGGAGCTGTCAGTGGACTCGACACCCAGTCCATCATAAACGCCATTCTCGAGGCGGAGAGCCAGCCGCTTCAGAATCTCACAGAAAAGTACGAAAAGTACGAGCTCATGCAAAAAGCCTACGAAGAGGTGAAGACAAAGCTCAGAGAATTCAGAGATCTGGTCTACAGCTTCAAACTCCAGAGTACTGTTGTCCAGAAAACAGCCGTTTCTTCCAGCTCTCTTCTTTCGGCTGAGGCTTCTTCCGTGGCCGTCACAGGTGTATACCACGTAAAGATCGTTCGAACCGCGACTTACACTACACTGACTGGAGCGAATGAAGTTGTTCCGTCTCCCGATTCAACGAAGACGTTTGGAGAACTCAATTACATGTACACACCTCAGGAAGGAACCGTGAGACTGTACAACAACGATACAGGAAACTACGTGGACGTTCAGGTTCTCTCCACAGATACCATAGACGACATCGTCAACAAGCTGAACAGCGCTCTTTCTTCTGCTGGAATAACAGGAAGCGCCAGCTACGACACTAGCACCGGAAAGCTCAGCATCACTTCCGACAAGAACTTCTCGCTCGTCGATATCACAGGAAACTTCACGAAGGTGTTTCATCTGGATGAAGCCAGTCTGAACTACAGCAGTGGAAATTACTCTCTCACCAGCACGGCTTCCGTTAGCGGCCTTTCTACGGTGAAAACGCTCCTGCAGATTGCCACATACACTTCAAAGACCATAATAAGTGGAAAGGTGAAGATAAACGGTGTGGAGATAGAATTTGATCAGAACGAAACGTTGTCTTCCCTTATAAAAAAGATAAACGACAGCGAAGCCGGGGTTACCGCCAGCTATGATTACCACGCGAACAGAGTTGTGATCACTTCGAAAACTTCCGGCCCTGAAGCCATCACTCTGGAAGACACGGACGGAACCGGTTTGTTCTCGCTTCTTGGAATAGAAAATCACAGTCTCTTCGTGGGTCAAAAAGCTCATCTTCAGATCAGTATGGATGGTACAAACTGGGTGGACGTGTATTCAGACACGAACGACGTGGAGTACAACGGTGTCACTTTCCATATCTCTGGAGTGACATCCGAAACGATCACCGTTGATGTGAAAATCGACACAGATGCGATAGTTGAGAAGATAAAAGGATTCGTAGATAAATGGAACGAAACGATGGATTATCTGAACGAAAAGCTTACAGAAGAACCGGTAACTGACAAATCCGAAGAAGAGATGACAGAAGAGGAAAAAATGAAAGGAGTTCTGAAAGGAGACGATCTGTTAGAAGAGATCTTCTCCCGTCTCAGGGGGTTCATCACGTATAAAGCCGAAGGAGACATAAACTACCTCTGGGAACTCGGGATCAGCACAGGGGACATAGGAACCGGATACGAGAACATGATGAAGGGCCATCTCGAAGTGGATGAGGAGAAACTGAAACAGATAGTGGAAGAAGATCTGAACAAGGTATGGGAGTTCTTCGGTGGAGCGAACGGTTTCGCTACACAGCTCGACGATTATTTATGGGAACAGGTGAAGTTCAACGGAAGAATTGATCAGTTTGCTGGAATCAGTGGTCGAATAGAGAGAGAACAGAGGTTCCTTGCCACACAGATAGCGAGTTGGATCGAAAGGCTCTCCAAGAGAGAACAGGAACTCTGGAGGAAGTTTTCAGCCATGGAGGAAGTGATCTCCCGGCTTCAAGCTCAGGGAAGCTGGATATCTCAGGCTCTGCAGGGTAATAACAAGTGA
- a CDS encoding DUF58 domain-containing protein translates to MRVRKKPLVILTIFSVAVWIFTQNNIFLLMVFFVVTRWLDLFLTLKTIPKIKIERQITKTRLFVDEKAEMIYEISYSGPLRLSMKLNPSLSPVRFFKKDTEEISLTPSSSKKLVFVFSFGTRGKKILKGFSITIEDTFATFSVEKEFNVEDEVIVFPEYVPIEFYKEALKELLPGRKSPQRLLEDNTMLKGLRDYNGEPMNKIHWKASARYGKLLVKEHDHTALGRVKILLDLNLPKDVQLGEVWKELRRYYEEEVVRFVASMVKDLKERHTPVELTVIGEEIWKNRDRDWVVDFELLATVRGTDNPRSDTKSVLETVAFDPSDTVLLFCVHLTEQELPLLLRIRSQVSKLIVFVIPYGLRDPNTKPFRSYLLMRKDLLDLLEKVKLLEENHVIVRGVQENMTVQEVIESVP, encoded by the coding sequence ATGAGGGTAAGAAAGAAACCACTTGTGATTCTCACAATCTTTTCCGTTGCAGTATGGATCTTCACACAGAACAACATTTTTCTTCTGATGGTTTTCTTTGTCGTGACAAGGTGGCTGGATCTCTTTCTGACTCTGAAAACCATTCCAAAGATAAAGATAGAAAGGCAAATCACGAAAACCAGACTTTTCGTGGACGAAAAGGCAGAGATGATCTACGAGATCAGTTATTCCGGTCCCTTGAGGCTTTCGATGAAGCTCAACCCGAGTCTTTCCCCCGTCAGGTTTTTCAAGAAAGACACCGAAGAAATTTCTCTGACACCGTCTTCTTCAAAAAAACTGGTGTTCGTTTTCTCGTTTGGAACACGTGGAAAGAAGATTCTAAAAGGGTTTTCCATAACGATCGAGGACACATTCGCAACTTTTTCTGTGGAGAAGGAGTTCAACGTAGAGGACGAGGTGATCGTTTTCCCTGAGTATGTGCCGATCGAATTCTACAAAGAGGCCCTGAAAGAGCTCCTGCCGGGTAGAAAAAGCCCTCAGAGGCTTCTCGAGGACAACACGATGCTGAAAGGCCTCAGAGATTACAACGGAGAGCCGATGAACAAAATACACTGGAAAGCCTCCGCAAGATATGGAAAATTGCTCGTGAAAGAGCACGACCACACCGCACTGGGAAGGGTGAAAATCCTCCTCGATCTGAACCTTCCAAAAGATGTCCAGTTGGGAGAAGTCTGGAAAGAGCTGAGGAGGTACTACGAGGAGGAAGTGGTGCGGTTCGTGGCGAGCATGGTGAAAGACCTGAAAGAACGTCACACACCGGTGGAATTGACGGTCATAGGTGAAGAAATCTGGAAAAATCGCGATCGAGACTGGGTGGTGGATTTTGAACTGCTCGCTACCGTGAGAGGAACAGACAATCCTCGTTCCGATACGAAGAGTGTCCTGGAGACCGTTGCATTCGATCCTTCGGATACTGTACTCCTTTTCTGTGTACACCTGACGGAGCAGGAACTTCCTCTGCTTCTCAGAATAAGGTCTCAGGTTTCAAAATTGATAGTATTTGTCATACCTTACGGTTTACGCGATCCAAACACGAAGCCTTTCAGGAGCTATCTACTCATGAGGAAAGATCTCCTCGATCTTCTGGAAAAGGTGAAGCTACTCGAAGAGAACCACGTGATCGTGAGGGGAGTGCAGGAGAACATGACCGTTCAGGAGGTTATAGAAAGTGTTCCTTGA
- a CDS encoding flagellar protein FlaG — translation MRIDPTDGKGNEVFRREITRSELHVEANGSTPIAEMKKQQEEDVQRAIEEFSRKMEKLRKIFRGEAEFRYDSELNLVIVKIKDTETGEIIRQIPPEVMVKIAKSINELLGILVDERV, via the coding sequence ATGAGGATCGATCCCACGGATGGGAAAGGAAACGAGGTGTTTCGTAGAGAAATAACAAGAAGTGAACTCCACGTGGAAGCGAACGGATCAACACCCATCGCTGAGATGAAAAAGCAACAGGAAGAAGATGTTCAAAGAGCCATAGAAGAATTTTCGAGGAAAATGGAAAAACTGAGGAAAATCTTCAGGGGAGAGGCTGAGTTCAGATACGACAGTGAACTGAACTTGGTGATCGTGAAGATAAAAGACACCGAAACGGGAGAGATCATAAGGCAGATCCCTCCTGAGGTGATGGTGAAGATCGCAAAGAGCATAAACGAGCTGCTCGGGATACTCGTAGACGAAAGGGTGTGA